The uncultured Desulfobulbus sp. genome window below encodes:
- a CDS encoding AAA family ATPase produces the protein MDIFAHANTLATEPLASRMRPRTLEQYVGQEHILGEGRLLRRAIRADQLTSLIFYGPPGTGKTTLARVIANSTASRFVSMNAVLSGVKELREAIQEARKAQEGYSRRTILFVDEVHRWNKSQQDALLPWVEKGTFILIGATTENPYFEVNKALVSRSRVFQLKGLSESNLRQIVSQTLTDRERGYGKWQVEFDQEALDHLVKVASGDARSLLNALQLAVETTPESFPPPDGQQIHITLETAEESIQQRAVLYDKEGDYHFDTISAFIKSLRGSDPDGALYWMARMIRAGEDPKYIFRRMLISACEDVGMADPQALGVVEAAASAYDRVGLPEGNFHLTHAALYLATCPKSNSSLAFFDALDAVERDEAEIPNHLRDPSRDAHSFGHGKGYKYPHAFREHWVAQQYLPETLKGRIFYQPSRQGYEGEIQEQVIRRREDQLDQMLSEDPEVLSFSPGDRERDRWIRRVQGQSSARKQLLEALIAPMKVARSDRILLAPLRWNRLFWELFRKVPEGGLTALVDRREYRQLVEFSMETLPEAERPALVEVSLADTHWTKHPQLAPLQWEHIVLDSPVVTQQLELFQVLREKLVPGGQIYGCLPLPGVGSRLSDLLKDRLQPELVVQLKEAETHFYENRAPLPDQDTWERLEGLQLKEWSRLSLVESVTLGEAWLAPWIQERTGSWWQTISSQLATESAKAIVEQLTPEHLPPSWRWTRTWQIFRLQKTGHLA, from the coding sequence ATGGATATCTTTGCCCACGCCAACACCCTTGCCACTGAGCCATTGGCCTCACGGATGCGCCCGCGAACCCTTGAACAGTATGTGGGGCAGGAACATATCCTTGGCGAGGGGCGACTACTCAGGCGGGCTATTCGAGCTGACCAACTCACCTCGCTGATTTTTTACGGGCCTCCCGGAACAGGGAAAACCACCCTTGCCCGGGTCATCGCCAACTCTACAGCCAGCCGCTTCGTCTCTATGAACGCAGTCCTCAGCGGGGTCAAGGAGCTGCGAGAGGCAATCCAGGAGGCGAGAAAGGCTCAGGAAGGGTACTCCCGACGCACCATCCTCTTTGTTGACGAGGTACATCGCTGGAATAAATCCCAACAGGATGCCCTGCTTCCCTGGGTGGAAAAAGGCACTTTCATTCTCATTGGTGCCACTACGGAAAATCCCTATTTCGAGGTCAACAAGGCCCTGGTCAGCCGCAGCAGGGTGTTTCAGCTTAAGGGCCTCAGTGAATCAAACCTACGGCAGATCGTCAGCCAAACCCTTACAGACCGCGAACGGGGATACGGAAAATGGCAGGTAGAGTTCGACCAGGAGGCGCTTGATCATCTGGTCAAGGTGGCTTCTGGCGACGCCCGTTCTCTGTTAAATGCCCTCCAGCTTGCCGTTGAAACCACGCCGGAGTCTTTTCCTCCACCTGATGGACAACAGATTCACATCACTCTGGAGACAGCGGAAGAGTCCATTCAGCAACGGGCCGTGCTTTATGATAAGGAGGGGGATTATCATTTCGACACCATCAGCGCCTTTATCAAATCCCTGCGTGGATCAGATCCCGACGGGGCGCTCTACTGGATGGCCCGGATGATACGGGCGGGGGAAGATCCCAAATACATCTTTCGTCGCATGCTCATCTCTGCCTGCGAAGATGTGGGTATGGCTGATCCCCAAGCCCTGGGCGTGGTGGAGGCAGCGGCATCCGCCTATGACCGGGTCGGGCTGCCCGAGGGGAATTTTCACCTGACCCATGCGGCCCTCTATCTGGCCACCTGCCCAAAATCAAACTCCTCTCTTGCCTTTTTTGATGCGTTAGATGCCGTGGAACGGGATGAGGCCGAGATCCCCAACCATTTGCGTGATCCCAGCCGAGATGCCCACAGCTTTGGACATGGCAAGGGATACAAGTATCCGCATGCCTTTCGGGAACACTGGGTGGCGCAACAATATCTGCCGGAAACACTCAAAGGGCGGATCTTTTACCAGCCGAGCAGGCAAGGATACGAGGGAGAGATTCAGGAACAGGTTATTCGCAGGCGGGAAGATCAACTCGACCAGATGCTCAGCGAGGATCCAGAAGTGCTTTCCTTCAGCCCCGGAGACAGGGAACGAGACCGCTGGATTCGCCGCGTTCAGGGACAGTCATCTGCCCGCAAACAGCTGCTGGAAGCGCTCATCGCGCCGATGAAGGTCGCCCGTTCAGATCGTATTTTACTGGCCCCTTTGCGTTGGAATCGACTGTTCTGGGAACTCTTTCGTAAAGTTCCCGAGGGGGGATTGACCGCCCTGGTTGATCGCAGGGAGTATCGCCAGCTGGTCGAATTTTCCATGGAAACATTGCCCGAGGCGGAACGCCCAGCCCTGGTAGAGGTTTCCCTTGCTGATACGCACTGGACCAAACATCCGCAGCTGGCGCCCCTTCAATGGGAGCATATTGTCCTCGATAGCCCGGTTGTGACGCAGCAGCTGGAGCTTTTTCAGGTATTGAGGGAAAAACTGGTTCCTGGTGGCCAAATCTACGGGTGCCTCCCCTTACCCGGGGTGGGCAGCCGACTCAGTGACCTGCTGAAGGATCGCCTTCAACCCGAGTTGGTCGTCCAGCTTAAAGAGGCTGAAACCCATTTTTACGAGAACAGAGCCCCCCTGCCCGATCAGGATACCTGGGAGAGACTGGAAGGGTTACAGCTGAAAGAATGGAGCCGTCTTTCCCTGGTTGAATCTGTTACCCTTGGCGAGGCCTGGCTGGCACCCTGGATCCAGGAGCGGACGGGAAGCTGGTGGCAGACGATCAGCAGCCAACTTGCCACTGAGAGTGCCAAAGCTATTGTTGAACAACTTACCCCCGAGCATCTGCCGCCCAGCTGGAGATGGACCAGAACCTGGCAAATATTTCGTCTGCAGAAAACGGGGCATCTTGCATAA